In the Sarcophilus harrisii chromosome 3, mSarHar1.11, whole genome shotgun sequence genome, one interval contains:
- the LOC116422151 gene encoding olfactory receptor 14C36-like — MSNLNSSITEFLLMEFSDNRELQILYSLLFFLVYSAGLIGNLLIVIITTIDRRLHTPMYFFIRNLSIVDICFISVTVPPASINFLVNNRVISVTGCAIQIFLLVWMAYVEYTLLTVMARDRYVAICHPLLYPVIMNPRACMQMTLTCLFTGVLYAGLHTGLTFQLSFCNSNVIHQFFCDIPSLLKISCSEIFFNLISLFASALALVGCFVFIIVSYIRIFSTVLRFPVKEDQRKAFSTCIPHIIVVSLFLISTSYVHLQPPSDSGSIKDIIISIFYSIIPPFLNPILYSLRNQQIKEALRLVMRKK; from the coding sequence atgtcTAACTTGAACAGCTCAATAACTGAATTTCTCCTTATGGAGTTTTCTGACAACAGAGAGCTGCAGATCTtatattctttgcttttctttctcgtTTACTCAGCAGGCCTGATAGGAAATCTCCTCAttgtcatcatcaccaccattgACAGGAGACTCCACACCCCTATGTACTTTTTCATTAGGAATCTTTCCATTGTGGATATCTGCTTCATATCAGTAACTGTTCCCCCAGCATCCATTAACTTCCTGGTGAACAACAGGGTTATTTCAGTTACTGGATGTGCAATTCAGATATTTCTGCTAGTCTGGATGGCCTATGTTGAGTACACTTTGCTTACTGTCATGGCCCGTGATCGCTATGTTGCTATCTGCCATCCACTTCTTTATCCAGTGATCATGAACCCTCGTGCCTGCATGCAGATGACCTTAACCTGCTTGTTCACTGGGGTTTTGTATGCAGGTCTCCATACTGGTTTAACATTTCAATTGTCTTTCTGCAATTCCAATGTGATCCACCAGTTCTTCTGTGATATTCCCTCTCTACTCAAGATCTCATGTTCAGAGATATTCTTCAATTTGATATCTTTATTTGCCTCTGCTCTAGCGCTTGTTGGCTGCTTTGTCTTCATCATTGTATcatatattagaatattttcCACTGTGCTTAGATTTCCAGTGAAAGAAGACCAAAGAAAAGCCTTCTCTACTTGCATCCCTCACATCATTGTGGTTTCTTTGTTCCTTATTTCAACCTCTTACGTGCACCTACAACCACCTTCAGATTCTGGGTCTATTAAAGATATAATCATTTCAATATTCTATTCCATAATTCCTCCCTTTCTGAACCCTATTTTATACAGTCTAAGGAATCAGCAGATAAAAGAGGCTTTAAGATtagtaatgaggaaaaaa